The proteins below are encoded in one region of Arthrobacter sp. CJ23:
- a CDS encoding DUF503 domain-containing protein, which produces MWIGWIEFDILLGDVQSLKEKRSLVRPLIAELKRRFEVTAAETGHLEQHRRALVGAGLVAADRAHLVEVLDAVERFVAARPELELLSARQRDLHSED; this is translated from the coding sequence ATGTGGATTGGCTGGATCGAGTTCGACATCCTCCTGGGAGACGTCCAGAGCCTGAAGGAGAAACGCTCGCTGGTGCGCCCGTTGATCGCGGAGCTCAAGAGGCGCTTCGAGGTCACGGCGGCTGAGACGGGCCACCTGGAGCAGCACCGGCGGGCCTTGGTGGGTGCCGGCCTTGTCGCGGCGGACCGGGCGCACCTCGTGGAGGTGCTCGACGCCGTCGAGCGCTTTGTGGCGGCCCGTCCCGAGCTTGAGCTGCTCAGCGCCCGGCAGCGGGATCTCCACAGCGAAGACTGA
- a CDS encoding carbohydrate ABC transporter permease: protein MKTKQRRNDEALAAVVPATAPPAVRRRRKPLTWDKISFFAVFLGLPLAIYLLFVIWPFVQAFGYSMTDWTGFSPTQNFIGLENYVKIFTDDIFMKAMGNNILLVIFLPIVTIILSLVLATLVTVGGSSKGQIKGLRNSSFYRVVSFFPYTIPAIAIGIMWGQIYDPSGGLLNGILTGLGLDQFKDFAWLGDKNTAMIATMFVIVWGFVGFYMVLFVAGIKGIPAELFEAARIDGAGRFRTAVSITIPLIRDNIQTAYIYMGILALDAFVYMAALNSGGGPDNSTLVMAQQLFFTAFSKGQFGLASAMGVVLAITTLIFSGLVFLVNRLTGGDKDVSI, encoded by the coding sequence GTGAAGACAAAGCAGCGCCGGAACGACGAGGCCCTGGCCGCCGTCGTTCCGGCCACCGCTCCACCCGCCGTCAGGCGGCGGCGCAAGCCACTGACGTGGGACAAGATCAGCTTCTTCGCGGTGTTCCTCGGGCTGCCGCTGGCCATCTACCTCCTGTTCGTGATCTGGCCGTTCGTGCAGGCCTTCGGGTACTCCATGACCGACTGGACAGGGTTCTCGCCCACCCAGAACTTCATTGGCCTTGAGAACTACGTGAAGATCTTCACGGACGACATCTTCATGAAGGCCATGGGGAACAACATCCTGCTGGTCATCTTCCTGCCGATCGTCACCATCATCCTCAGCCTGGTGCTGGCGACCTTGGTGACCGTGGGCGGAAGCAGCAAGGGCCAGATCAAGGGCCTGCGCAACTCCAGCTTCTACCGCGTGGTGTCCTTCTTCCCGTACACCATCCCCGCCATCGCCATCGGCATCATGTGGGGCCAGATCTACGATCCCTCCGGCGGCCTGCTGAACGGTATCCTCACCGGGCTGGGCCTTGACCAGTTCAAGGACTTCGCCTGGCTGGGCGACAAGAACACCGCCATGATCGCCACCATGTTCGTGATCGTGTGGGGCTTTGTGGGCTTCTACATGGTCCTGTTCGTGGCCGGCATCAAGGGCATCCCGGCCGAGCTGTTCGAGGCTGCAAGGATCGACGGCGCTGGCCGCTTCCGCACCGCCGTGTCCATCACCATCCCGCTGATCCGGGACAACATCCAGACCGCCTACATCTACATGGGCATCCTGGCGCTGGACGCGTTTGTCTACATGGCCGCCCTGAACTCCGGCGGCGGCCCGGACAACTCCACCCTGGTGATGGCACAGCAGCTGTTCTTCACCGCCTTCAGCAAGGGCCAGTTCGGCCTGGCCAGCGCCATGGGCGTCGTGCTGGCCATTACCACCCTGATCTTCTCCGGCCTCGTGTTCCTGGTTAACAGGCTCACCGGCGGAGACAAGGATGTGTCCATCTGA
- a CDS encoding carbohydrate ABC transporter permease has protein sequence MSTKFVNQEMKSLHFNPRKPASAPVDKVVGAVSHTALTIWSLIVILPLLWTFMSSFKTSSEIFASPFALPSQWRFDNYVRAWTEAGIGSYFLNSVIVVGSALVIVMVLGAMCAYVLARYTFPGSRAIYYLMLAGLTFPIFLAMVPLFFVLKNMGLLNTLPGLIIVYVGFALPFTVFFLFSFFKSLPHEITEAASLDGAGEWRTFFQVMLPMAKPGLASVAIFNFLGLWNQFLIPVSINAAGPRVLSQGLAAFAGQMGYAVDFGALFAAVTVTVVPVLIVYIIFQRQLQGSVSQGTSK, from the coding sequence ATGAGTACAAAGTTCGTCAACCAGGAAATGAAGTCGCTGCACTTCAACCCGCGCAAGCCGGCCTCCGCACCTGTGGACAAGGTGGTGGGAGCCGTCTCGCACACGGCCCTGACCATCTGGTCGCTGATCGTGATCCTGCCGCTGCTGTGGACCTTCATGTCCTCCTTCAAGACGTCCAGCGAGATCTTCGCCTCGCCGTTCGCCCTGCCCTCGCAGTGGCGCTTCGACAACTACGTCCGGGCCTGGACCGAGGCCGGCATCGGCAGCTACTTCCTGAACTCCGTCATCGTGGTGGGTTCGGCACTGGTGATCGTCATGGTGCTGGGCGCCATGTGCGCCTATGTGCTGGCGCGCTACACCTTCCCCGGCAGCAGGGCGATCTACTACCTGATGCTGGCCGGCCTGACCTTCCCGATCTTCCTCGCCATGGTCCCGTTGTTCTTTGTCCTGAAGAACATGGGCCTGCTGAACACCCTGCCGGGGCTCATCATCGTATACGTGGGCTTCGCCCTGCCGTTCACCGTGTTCTTCCTGTTCTCCTTCTTCAAGTCGCTGCCGCACGAAATCACCGAGGCGGCCTCCCTGGATGGGGCAGGGGAGTGGCGGACCTTCTTCCAGGTCATGCTGCCGATGGCCAAGCCCGGGCTCGCGTCCGTGGCCATCTTCAACTTCCTGGGCCTGTGGAACCAGTTCCTCATCCCCGTGTCGATCAACGCAGCCGGACCACGGGTGCTCTCCCAGGGCCTGGCGGCCTTCGCCGGCCAGATGGGCTACGCGGTGGACTTCGGCGCGCTGTTCGCCGCCGTCACCGTCACGGTGGTCCCGGTGCTGATCGTGTACATCATCTTCCAGCGCCAGCTGCAGGGTTCGGTGTCGCAGGGCACCTCCAAGTAG